The following nucleotide sequence is from Patescibacteria group bacterium.
CGCGACCCAACCTTTTAACATTTTTAATTGGCGTTCGAATCACCTGACCTCTTTTAGAAAAGATAATTAAATCCGCTTTTTCATTTTCGGTAATTTTCGTTTGGATAATTGGTCCAGTTTTTTCGGTAATTCTGGCGGTTCTTAAACCAATGCCACCGCGAGATTGCAAAGGATAATTTTTAAGAGCGGTTTTTTTGCCATAACCTTTTTCTGTCACCACCAACAAATCCGAAGAAAAACTTTTCAATTTTACATCATGAGCCATGATAGCGGTATCAGCATCAATATTAACCCCTGATATTTTTGCCGGACTTAAAACATCCATACCCACGACAGCATCTTTTGGTTTTAAGCGAATGCCTCTCATACCACCCGCTGATCTGCCCATAGGTCTGATTAAACTTTCTTTAAATTTAATTGCTTGGCCATTTTTGGAAACAATGATGATTTGATCTTCGCCAGTGGTGGGTCTGACCCATTTTAGAAAATCGTCTTTGCGCAATTTGATCGCGTTTAAACCAGATTTTCTAATTTTTTGAAAATTTGCCAAAGGAGTTTTTTTGATTTGGCCTTTTTCTGTGACCATTAATAAATATTTGGCATGATTGCTTTTGGCAACATTAATAATACCGGTAATAAAATCATTGGGATTAATCTGTAAGAGATTAACAATCGCCTGACCTTTAGAACGGCGCGATCCCAAAGAGATTTCGTAGGCTTTTGAACTCAAAACGCGACCCGAACTGGTGAAAAATAAAATATCATCATGATTATTGGCAATTAATAAATGCTCGACTAAATCTTCTTCTTTGGTGGTCATACCGATAACACCTTTGCCGCCCCGATGTTGGCTGCGACAAACTGAAATCGGCATTCTTTTGATATAATTGCCGCGAGTCAAAGTAATCATCACTTTGCGGTTTGGAATTAAGTCTTCTTTTTCAAAAGATTCAATTCTTTGTCGATAAATGCGAGTTTTTCGCTCGGAAGGAAAATTCTTTTTGAGATTTTTTAACTCTTCTTTAATAATATCCAAAATCATTTGCGGATTTTCTAAAATCTCAGTTAATTTGGTGATTAATTTCTTGAGCTGATCAAATTCAAGTTCTATTTTAGTCCGCTCTAAATGCGCTAAGGTGGCTAATTTCATCTCCAAAATCGCGTTGGCTTGAATTTCGGTTAAAGCAAGTTTCTTTTCTAAACGAACTTTAGCTTCTTCGCGATTTTCCGAAGCTTTGATAGTTTTAATCACCTCATCGATTTGTTTTAAAGCAATTAACAAACCTTCTAAAATATGGAGACGGTTTTTAGCTTGGTTTAATTCATATTGGGTGCGTCTAAAAATTACTTTTTGGCGATGCTTTAAATATTCTTCTAATATATTTTTTAAGTTTAAAACGGTTGGTTTAATGCCGTCCACCAAAGCTAACATATTAATATGAAAAGCTTCCTGCATTTGGGTATATTGATAAAGTTGATTCAAAATTTTTTTAGGGTAAGCGTCTTTTTTGAGATCAATGACAACCCGGATACCGTCTTTGTCAGATTCATCGCGCACATCGGCAATGCCAACGATTTTTTTATTTTTGACCAAATCGGCAATTTGTGTGACCAAAACCGATTTGTTAACCTGATATG
It contains:
- the gyrA gene encoding DNA gyrase subunit A, with amino-acid sequence MPDIKNPNNNLEPTKEKSDLGTVLPRRIEEEMETSYLDYAMSVIVSRALPDVRDGLKPVHRRILVTMNDLNLKHTAKHRKSAKICGDVSGNYHPHGEAIVYPSMVRLAQTFAMRYPLVNGQGNFGSVDGDNPAAMRYTEAKMTKIAEEMLTDLDKDTVNYQDNYDGTRKEPQFLPAKLPNLLVNGAMGIAVGMATNIPPHNLGEVCDATIRLIDHPDSTVEDLCQFVLGPDFPTAAQIYDSDEIKNAYAQGKGRIVMRAKAEIVEGKKSAFKIIISEIPYQVNKSVLVTQIADLVKNKKIVGIADVRDESDKDGIRVVIDLKKDAYPKKILNQLYQYTQMQEAFHINMLALVDGIKPTVLNLKNILEEYLKHRQKVIFRRTQYELNQAKNRLHILEGLLIALKQIDEVIKTIKASENREEAKVRLEKKLALTEIQANAILEMKLATLAHLERTKIELEFDQLKKLITKLTEILENPQMILDIIKEELKNLKKNFPSERKTRIYRQRIESFEKEDLIPNRKVMITLTRGNYIKRMPISVCRSQHRGGKGVIGMTTKEEDLVEHLLIANNHDDILFFTSSGRVLSSKAYEISLGSRRSKGQAIVNLLQINPNDFITGIINVAKSNHAKYLLMVTEKGQIKKTPLANFQKIRKSGLNAIKLRKDDFLKWVRPTTGEDQIIIVSKNGQAIKFKESLIRPMGRSAGGMRGIRLKPKDAVVGMDVLSPAKISGVNIDADTAIMAHDVKLKSFSSDLLVVTEKGYGKKTALKNYPLQSRGGIGLRTARITEKTGPIIQTKITENEKADLIIFSKRGQVIRTPIKNVKRLGRATSGVRLMKLNLRDSVASVTILIKEPMDEIEDKERAKDRQEIANQVAARKLKKSVNKTAPKKPKQAKIKKKPVRKTSTKKQIVQKKTTKAKPKKLTKRQPAPGGKTQKLSRAKKPKKTALKTKTVKPPKPKTIVPGFVEKKITPPTPKVVQSDEPNYWGKDSTLWKKRKI